From one Triticum aestivum cultivar Chinese Spring chromosome 4B, IWGSC CS RefSeq v2.1, whole genome shotgun sequence genomic stretch:
- the LOC123091006 gene encoding zinc finger BED domain-containing protein RICESLEEPER 2 — protein sequence MADETGNDSQMFEGNEIVDPGNEAVQGGELVEVDELAQGDELAQGEDLTQGDELLQGNEMAITEVATPPTTRRRRKKSLVWEHFTIEDAAGGATRACCKLCKQTFAYSSGSKIAGTSHLKRHITLGSCPKIKGQGHKLAITIGTDNDGDGTVERRSKRRYRYTGYANAAFDQDRSYSYLAKMIILHDYPLHIVQQPAFTAFIDSLQPRFRVVDVDAMEVEVYAVYQKEKENLLQAFSAMPGRISLTIGLWTTSQTLGYVSVSGQFIDSDWKLHRRMLSFMMVSSPHSDNALSEAISSSLTDWGMKEKLFTITLDNDSLSHDIYSANLRDQLSSKNNLMLKGQLFVVRCYAHILDAAAQDVIALIHGVIYSIRESIKFIKASPSREEKFAEIALQLEIPSTKTLCLDVTTQWNTTYLMLLAALDYRQAFITLETVDENYNEAPSAEDWKKIEAACNYLRLLYDSAHSIMAAGNPTSNIFFHEAWKLQLELGNGSAHEDPIFSSIAKDMYERFDKYWKDCNLVLAVAVVMDPRFKMKLVEFSYSKIYGVEAAKYVKVVNDSVHDLFKDYVAQPLPLTPTYAEQGKTDNATANGNNTQATQPSAGDGLQDFDIYLSEIATTQPSKSELEQYLDESLTPRIQEFDILNWWKLNMQKYPTLSKMARDILAIPVSMVTGGTSIFSAGTGCHVLDDYRSSLRPEIVEALVCAKDWLLNSTAAPEAAPGSGLLKMD from the coding sequence ATGGCTGATGAAACTGGCAATGACAGTCAGATGTTCGAAGGTAATGAGATTGTTGACCCTGGTAATGAGGCAGTCCAAGGTGGCGAGCTGGTCGAAGTTGATGAGCTAGCTCAAGGTGATGAGTTGGCTCAAGGCGAGGACTTAACACAGGGTGACGAATTGCTCCAAGGGAATGAGATGGCCATCACTGAGGTGGCCACTCCTCCAACCACGAGGCGCCGGAGAAAGAAGTCCCTGGTGTGGGAGCACTTCACTATCGAAGATGCTGCTGGAGGGGCCACTCGGGCTTGCTGCAAACTTTGCAAGCAAACCTTCGCGTACAGCTCTGGTTCAAAAATTGCTGGGACTAGCCATCTCAAGAGGCACATCACCTTGGGTTCCTGTCCTAAGATAAAAGGCCAAGGGCATAAGCTAGCAATTACAATTGGGACTGACAATGATGGTGATGGTACCGTGGAGAGGCGGTCAAAGAGGCGTTACAGATATACTGGTTATGCGAATGCGGCTTTTGATCAAGACCGCAGTTATTCATACTTGGCAAAGATGATCATTTTGCATGACTACCCGCTCCACATTGTTCAACAACCAGCCTTCACTGCTTTTATTGATAGTCTGCAGCCTCGTTTCAGGGTAGTTGATGTTGATGCAATGGAGGTGGAGGTTTATGCTGTTTACCAGAAAGAAAAAGAGAACCTTTTGCAAGCATTCAGCGCTATGCCTGGAAGGATCAGCCTCACCATTGGATTGTGGACAACTAGTCAAACTCTTGGCTATGTTTCAGTTTCTGGGCAGTTCATTGACTCTGACTGGAAATTACATCGAAGAATGCTTAGCTTCATGATGGTGTCTTCGCCTCATTCGGACAATGCACTTAGTGAAGCTATTAGCTCAAGCCTTACTGACTGGGGTATGAAGGAGAAGCTATTTACCATCACGTTGGATAATGATTCCTTATCTCATGACATCTACAGTGCAAATCTGAGAGATCAGCTCTCCAGTAAGAATAACCTCATGCTTAAGGGTCAGCTATTTGTTGTGAGGTGCTATGCCCATATCCTGGATGCGGCTGCACAAGATGTCATTGCTTTAATCCACGGTGTCATCTACAGCATCCGCGAAAGCATAAAGTTCATAAAAGCTTCTCCTAGTCGTGAGGAAAAGTTTGCTGAGATTGCTCTGCAGCTGGAGATCCCCAGTACGAAGACCCTTTGTCTGGATGTTACAACCCAGTGGAACACAACCTATCTGATGCTCTTGGCTGCCTTGGATTATAGGCAGGCTTTCATTACACTAGAAACAGTTGATGAAAACTACAATGAAGCACCTTCAGCTGAGGACTGGAAAAAAATTGAGGCTGCCTGCAATTACTTGAGGCTGCTCTATGACTCGGCTCATAGCATCATGGCAGCAGGAAACCCAACCTCAAACATTTTCTTCCATGAAGCTTGGAAACTGCAGCTAGAGCTGGGAAATGGTTCAGCACACGAAGATCCAATTTTCAGTAGCATCGCCAAAGACATGTATGAGAGGTTTGACAAATACTGGAAAGATTGCAACCTTGTGTTAGCTGTTGCTGTTGTGATGGATCCACGTTTTAAGATGAAGCTTGTTGAGTTCAGTTACTCAAAGATTTACGGCGTTGAGGCTGCGAAGTATGTTAAGGTGGTAAATGATTCGGTGCATGACCTTTTCAAGGATTATGTCGCACAGCCGCTCCCCTTAACACCGACCTATGCTGAACAAGGGAAAACTGATAATGCTACTGCCAATGGGAACAACACCCAAGCAACTCAACCTTCAGCTGGTGATGGCCTTCAAGACTTTGATATATATCTTTCCGAGATTGCCACAACCCAGCCCTCAAAATCTGAGCTAGAGCAGTACCTGGACGAGTCTCTCACTCCTCGCATCCAAGAGTTTGACATTCTCAACTGGTGGAAGCTCAACATGCAGAAGTATCCGACGCTCTCAAAGATGGCGCGGGACATCTTGGCCATCCCGGTGTCCATGGTGACCGGCGGAACCTCTATATTTTCCGCAGGAACAGGGTGCCACGTGCTCGACGACTACAGAAGCTCGCTCCGTCCGGAGATCGTGGAAGCGCTCGTCTGTGCGAAGGACTGGCTTCTGAATTCGACCGCCGCGCCGGAGGCGGCGCCGGGCTCTGGGCTTCTCAAGATGGACTAG